The Panicum hallii strain FIL2 chromosome 5, PHallii_v3.1, whole genome shotgun sequence genome contains the following window.
AGGTCAATGCGTGGAAAAGCACAAACATAAGCATTGCAAAGAAGGATCATCAGACACTGATCTTTGAGAAAATGTATTGTGAGAAAGACACTGGTGTGAATGAGGGTAAGAAAATTAATGTTAAGGTTCTGTCAGAACAGATGGAAGTCACTGTTTTCAGGTATGGAATGACTTCTTCTGTGTGGTTGCTAGGTTTCTTTATATGAATGTTCTGCTGAAATACACAGTTTTTGAATTCTAGGGAACAAAATCAAGTTCGTTGGGAACAAGTAAATGTTGAATTCGTGGTGGAATACAGTGCTGTGCTCAATAATGATAAGGTGGATGTTCAGTCATGATCTTATTGAATCTCATGTTTTCAGATCTTATTGAATCTCATGTTTTCATTTTTCCCTCTGGGCTTTTCTTGTCAATTATTGTGTCCAATTACTAAATGCTATGCTCATGTTTATATCAGGTTCAGATCTCTGACAAGAATGAAAGCCTGAATAATTGCCTAAGAAAGCTTCCCACGGTATTTCCTACTTGTGTTCCTCCATAAGCATTTGGTTCCGGTCCAACACCTCTTGCCTGTTCTCTTTTCTGATGAACTAAATGTAATAATTTAGGTGTTGGGTTCTTTTGGGTTGAATGTGGATGAAAGAATCTTAATCCCTCATTTCTACGCAGGTACTCTGATTATATGCATAAAGATGTTTTTGTTTTTTTAGTACTCTGATGATGCTTTTATATTTGCCTGATACCACCATTCGGATATAGGGGAGAATTCAAGAAGAGATTCCAGCTTTTCTATTATTACCAGAAGCACAGCTGCAACCAAGGTAATCAGCCTTACATTCACCTGAATAGTTTGCATTCCTTATTGTTAAGTTAGGTCTCATAGGCCAGGATAGAATCAGTATGACCACACAGTAGGGACTTCATTGTACATAGTAGGCCCTAGCATTTATAATACAAGAGTGTAGATGTCCCGTAAATACCTATTATTGCTCAATTTTTTATTCGTGCTCAAATGTTATTTGATTTTGATATGACGCTAACTATGGTGTTTTGTCTTTATGAACAATGATCTATGGCAATTCAATTAAACAGTGGTTTTAAATTGAACTTCAGGCTGTCTGCAAGGTTTTCACTGAATGGGATGAACAACCCGCAAGCTTGCTTTTTCATGCAAATGCTGTTGTGGATAGGTCTATTGATGTGGACAGTTCAAGTGTTGATCTGAGAGTCATTTTAGAGGAGGGTAGCGGCACTAACAGTATTGCTGGAAGGTAAGCTTATATATTGCACTAGTAAAATGTATTAAATGAATTGCAATTATGATGATGTATGTGATTTTAGTATATATAGGTTCTTCTGTGCTGATGAGGAGGAGGTTAAGCGCCGAGTGATGCGTATCTTCAGCTGGTGTGTGGATATTGTCCGCTGTGTGCCGGTAGGAGGCTGTCAATTGGAGTTAATCTAAAGCTGTGTCTGCGCCTTGGGCGTGTCTGCGCCACTGGCAGGAAGTCTTGTCATGAAACAGTTGCTGTTGATGCAGTGTAGAGATTTAGTGGATTGGGAAATCGTATCTTTGTAGTTCTGTCCCCGGCATCTCCCTTTTGGTGTTTCTGATATTACATTGGTGCTGAATCCGTCGAGGGATTGACACGGTTCTGTCCCTGTTGGGGATCCCATCTGTTGTTTCTGATAGTAACCATTCAAGCAGTGGATTGCTTAATGACCCTTTTTGTAACATGTAACTGTAAATGTCTAATCTGTTTTCTTGTCCTGCATGCCAGGAGCTATGTGACACTCATGCAGAATAGTTTGAATGATAAAGCAAAAAATCAGTGCCTTATATTGATTTCAGCTGACTATTTGGAGCTTGCACATTCTTTTTTTATTGTTTGCTCAAAAGATGGACACGTGCCCATGGGAATTGGGAAACCATCCCGCAAAGCATCAGACATGAAACGAGCAGATTCTTCAATCTACAGACAAGGAGATATTGCCGGTCAAGGCATCCGTTTCCACCATTGTATTTCCCATTCCGAGATGATCCAATCTTCCCCTGCCTGCACAAATCACATCTAGAAAACTATCCCGTATCACATTAGGATTTTGCCGTTGTACTTGGCGCTGTACCTTCCTCGAGGGTTCTTTCGCAAGGACTGACTTCATTTCGTCAGCATACATCTGCCTGCTCTATAACTCCGTATAATGCTAGCACGCCTGTTACTGTATTTTATTTCGCTCACTCCACCCGAGCCAAAACAAAGGTACTGATTGAAGCTGCCAGGTCACTTCCGTGTTCCCGGCAATAGTCGGACTTTGTGTTTAAGCCCCATTAATTTGGGTCAGACACCATGGGCTTTTGTGTCAACAGAGGCCATACAGCCCAAAGCTTTACAAAACCTGGTCTCTTTTCATTCTATGGAGGCGGCCGTTAACATATTCGTGCTAGTATTGCCTTGCTCAGCACTAAACTCTTCTTTGAGACTTAGTATGCAAGAGAACTTGATACAGAAAGACGAAACCATACGATCACCCCCGAATCGGGAAGTAGACTCCGGCAGGACTACTGCAACATGGAATTGCCAAGCGTATGAGCCATGACAAGGCACCATAGGTCCATAGCCCTAAAACAAGTGCTAGGTCCAAACATTCAACTGGACAATTTTTATGGACAAACAACATTTCATCATCTCCGGAGCCTGTCAAATATGTCGGTACCAGTATAGCTTTGCTCAGAATCCCTACGACCGATCACAGCGAAACACTATATATACAGACACAAAAGAGAACAAGGGCATTCCCCAAGACAGCACGAAAACAGTGATTGCATTTAGCTAGGGCGGACGCACCAACAAAAACACAAGGTTCAAGTATTACTAACAAATAACGACAGAATATGCATATAGTGCTGCAACTTGGAACGTCAAACTGGACTGGAAAGGTGCCATAGCCCTAACAGACTAGCTCCAAAATTTTAGGTGCAGTCAGCGCAATAAAAAAAACAAATTCAAGTAACCATGTTCCTTGAGATCTCTGGCAGACATTTTGCACTGAAGTGCCCGACAGCAAAAAAATCTAAGGCGGTGAGCATCAGTTCCGCGGCCTCCCCCAGGTCGATGAAGAGGTTGAAGAGCTGGAGGAAAATCTTGATCCACGCCAACGGTCAGTAGCTGGAGGGGGGCCATCTGGGCGAGCTGGGGGTGCATCCTGTCGTGCAGGAGGTCCATCTTGGCGAAGCGGACGCACATCAGGGCGAGGGCGCTCTTCACGTGAACCCCAACGGTCCTCGTCGCGTGTACGCACATCAGCTGGTCTCTGGCTGCCACCagcactgctgctgctgctatcgCCGCGTTTAAACTTGGGAACATATTTGCCAGCAGCTGGAGCGATGGTGGCAGCTACTGCTACAGCAGGGGCTGCTGGCTCGCGAGGTGGCTGTGCAACAGGGGCGGAATCAGTAACACGCGTAGCCTCAGATCCTCTTAAGAGCTGTTCCTTCCGcgccttttccttttcttctaacTCTATCTCTCTCTGTCGCTGTTTGGCTGCAATAGCATCAAGCTTAGCTTTCCTCTCagcctcttctctcttcctcttctctTCCTCTGCATTAGAGTAAGAAAATATAATCAGTGCGGATCAAATAGGACTCAAATCCAGTTCCAATTGGCCAAAAATATGGAATACATTATAGCAACAATTGAATCACATCCAGTTTACACAATGTATGTAGCAAATTGGAGTTACACAATCATGGCCCTTTGTGCTCGTATCAGCTATTGGAGATTCATGGCGCTTTGGCGCTTGACTTAATGCTGGGCCACCATTGCATTTTGGTGTGATACTCAATGTCAGAGAATCACGGCCCTCGGTGCTCATTGACGATGATTTTCCACGGCCTGCACAGAAATGGCAACCTTAATATCCATAGTTGGTAGGCAACATCCATCTTGAAGAGTGGCTTACCTGGCATGTGAACTGGAGGTATGGCAACCGATGTTAAACCGGCCTGGAGTTTTACTAAATGAGGTGGTCGTGATGCAATACCCAGTGAAAGGAATTCCTGGCCTTCAGGTGTCATTCTTGGTGCAGAATTCAGACGTTTCACGCCTGTACTTTTAGAATTTCCAAGTGCCAAGCTTGGTACAGCAGATTCATAGCCCTTAGAAGTGAGACCTGGAGCAGAAACTCCATGGGGTTTGGAAGCATTAGTTTGTGCTAGAGAAGCATAACCAGAATGCCCTGCGATTGGTGTAGCAGATTTGCAAACTTGACCAGGTGATGCAGAGTTTCCAGAAATTGTCCTCAAAAGGCCATCGTGAACTATAGGTGCCATTCTTCCCATGGAAGAACCATGGTTTTTGGCACACAGGGTTGCCGAGGTCCCAGGTGGCATGATTTGCATATGAGAATCTCTGCCTTTGGGTTCCACACTTGTAGAACTCCCGCATATGACACTGGCAGAATTAGATGTTTCTGGCACACCACTTGCTGCCACACATTCATGGCCATTGGGCACCATATCTGTTGCAAGGGCATCACATCCTTTGTTGCTAACTGTGGCGTGTTCAGCCACAGCATTTGGTGCATGTGAATCACCATCGTTAACATTAAGAGTTAATGAACAATTCCCACCTGCCTTATCCAATGATAGTTGTTCTTGTGCTGCCATTACGGGATGACTAGACACCGCTTCAACAGAAGGCTTGTACCACAATGATGGCTGCAATAAAAGCCAATAACAAAGTGATGCTAAAACATGCCAGCAAGAAAAGAGGTGTTACACATTACTTATTTAGAAAGCTTAGTCACATGACTGAGGAGCAACGAAAATATTACAATGTTTCCTTGCGCACATTACCACTAATGCTCAAGAGGCATGAAGCTGCAGAAATATTTACTATTAAAATTCCTTAGCATGCATCATCAAACAATACAACTATCAGAAATGTTGAAAGTAGATACTAAGCACAGAACAGCCTTATGATGCCTAATTTGCCAAGGAACAGTTGCATATCCATAATATTCATGAAGCATGAATAAAATGATTTTGTGTTTGGAAACTGAAGAGAAGCCTTCTTTTATGCAGCCAGATTCATGCCCTTGCAAGCCGTATCATCAGAGTCGATTTTATGTTATATACGCAATGCACATTGAGTGTAACAACCTCAAAAAGGTTATTTGATGTATTGCAAGCATAACATGTCACTAAATCCTTCCTATACAAGCTTGAAACTACAAGGGGAAGGACCAGCACGAGCCTTGAAAGATTCCTCGGTTTAGATATGAAAGATGAAAATGCATACTAAACTTACACAGTAATGAAGTTTCTTCAAGGCCTCCAAAAGTATTTTTTCTCCAACTATTATTATCATTTTCTTCACCATTTCTTCGCGAGAAATTATGCTCTCCTGTCAAGTGAAAAGTTGACATGGTTCAGCTTCCACCATACAAACCAAAATCAATACCAAGAGATATAAAAGAACTATTCAAGCCAATAGTACCTTCAGCTCCTCATAATGATGGAAGAGAAGCTCCTTTGCTACAGATGATATATTGTCCTGAATCACTCCAAACAAAACTCTGAATGATATCCATGGGGAAGTTGGTCCTTCACCTGTTTCACACGTTACCTGCGGACAGATTGTTTCGCTGGATAAGTTGAATACTACTGTACACCAAAGCTAAAATTAGTCGACGTTGCAAGATGCAGAGAGGGGGGTTCCATGGGCATCAGAGCTGGACGTCTACAAGAACAAGCTTCTGTCGGTCCCACTGTGATCAGCAGATATGCATTTAACAGGAAAACCAGTGTGCCAATGGTAAACAAGTAACATGAATCAGGTTGCCTCACAGGTTGAAGGGTAGAAATATCCATTGCAGCTTCCTTCGGTGATGGGTGAAACCATAAACCCTTCAGGTCAAGCAAATAATCTGAAAATAAATACACCAAACATAATATTCACTCCACTTAGTAATATCACGTTATATAGGTGTTAACTCTTAGTAATCATCTTACGTCGAACTTTTGAGACAAGCTTGAAACTAACAAGATATTCTAAACGGATGTGAGTGCTTAGATGTGATGGCCACATCACAAAACACTTTGGGTTCGAACAATCATCAACACCAGAATCATATATCTCACTGCTTGGAAAAGATTCTTGTGATCCAGGTTCAACAGCTTCCATGTTGCCCAGTATCATACGGCACAGCAACATATACTGCACACCTTTTTCGTCAACATCACAAAGACCAACACTGAAACACATTAAAAACGTGATGTTAATATAGCAATATATTAAACACTACGAAATGGTAATCACAAAAACAGAGTTAGGAAAACACCTGGTAAAGGCTCGGTTTTCTGGTGAAAGATATACACCAGCACTCAAGCCTGCTTTCTCAATAGGATTTGCAGTGGTACCCAAACCATTAATGAGAATCCTAACTATGTCATTCTTCCTTGATCCTAGCCATCCATACCTTACGTTTGCATCACCACGTGCTTCTTTAGTTGCCTTCATCTGTCTTTCAAAAGCTTCAAATCTACACTGAGCAGTGATATCGTTCGGAGAGTAGCGGTGGATATGAAGAATGTTACTTGGTGTTGCAAATGGACCCATACCAGAGAGAAAAAGATCCTGGACAAATAGAAAGCTTTCACTGCCTCTTTCCACAGATGTGATCTTCTTGCGCAATATGTCTACAGTCGAAGGTTTTTCAGGAGCTGGAGGGCTAGATTCAAGAACAACTTGCTTGACCACTTCAGGTGGAGAACTCGCAACCTTGTCTACCATTATTCCCTGTGCAGTGCTGTCAGCATTACCAGAATTCCCTTTGGCCAATTCATCACTTTCCTCATCAAAGAACAGGGAAGGAAAAAAACGCTAGCCAGTGTCATCAAACCACGCAACAGACCTCTGCTTTCTGGTTTTTAGGTTGACAAGGGTCATTGACAAGAAATCAACAAGAATGGGCTCATCGTCCATCACAGACACAACACTCGATTTATTGCCTCTGAATTCTTCAATGAGGGACTTCATTATTTGCTCAGGAAAATTGTGCCAAGACCCTTGTTTGTAGTACATGATACGGCTAGGCGCTCCACTCTTTAGGAAATTGGCACAATCATTGGCAAGGTTAGGTCGCGTGCAACAACAGTTGCAACGTTTAGCAGATGAATCAAATGAGGGTCCATTCTCAGATTTGACACGGCGCGATTTGCAGTCTTTTGACAGGCAGTCATCAACAAGCTTTCGCTTCAAGCATACAGAATTGGATTCTTGTGGTGATGCCATGAGAAAGCTTGTTTCTAATTCCGAACaaatatagaaaaagaaaactaACTCTAATATGTATACAATTATAGTCGTCCCTTCATATTGACATCTCAATCGTAGAAAATGGCCCTGTATAAGATAATGAATGAATGCCGCTCAAATAGAAAACACA
Protein-coding sequences here:
- the LOC112894521 gene encoding glyceraldehyde-3-phosphate dehydrogenase GAPCP1, chloroplastic-like isoform X1; the protein is MERASSSSASSSSSSASALFAGWFPSGMKEEVMNVVVRGISYRGSVELVEQAEPFWSTVQFKTPKPYSTRAFRIGDQAKLKSKNRGSWSGDVAAIEDDEAHLWTYLQIRVPSARDGKISLKSVSNVLVTVNPVGSLLGVSSKTEKGDSDGEYTRIRVGVNGFSKVGRILVQMGLQSIDVQVVAINDPTMTLDDMVNAWKSTNISIAKKDHQTLIFEKMYCEKDTGVNEGKKINVKVLSEQMEVTVFREQNQVRWEQVNVEFVVEYSAVLNNDKVQISDKNESLNNCLRKLPTVLGSFGLNVDERILIPHFYAGENSRRDSSFSIITRSTAATKAVCKVFTEWDEQPASLLFHANAVVDRSIDVDSSSVDLRVILEEGSGTNSIAGSIYRFFCADEEEVKRRVMRIFSWCVDIVRCVPVGGCQLELI
- the LOC112894521 gene encoding glyceraldehyde-3-phosphate dehydrogenase 2, cytosolic-like isoform X2, whose protein sequence is MERASSSSASSSSSSASALFAGWFPSGMKEEVMNVVVRGISYRGSVELVEQAEPFWSTVQFKTPKPYSTRAFRIGDQAKLKSKNRGSWSGDVAAIEDDEAHLWTYLQIRVPSARDGKISLKSVSNVLVTVNPVGSLLGVSSKTEKGDSDGEYTRIRVGVNGFSKVGRILVQMGLQSIDVQVVAINDPTMTLDDMVNAWKSTNISIAKKDHQTLIFEKMYCEKDTGVNEGKKINVKVLSEQMEVTVFREQNQVRWEQVNVEFVVEYSAVLNNDKVQISDKNESLNNCLRKLPTVLGSFGLNVDERILIPHFYAGENSRRDSSFSIITRSTAATKAVCKVFTEWDEQPASLLFHANAVVDRSIDVDSSSVDLRVILEEGSGTNSIAGRFFCADEEEVKRRVMRIFSWCVDIVRCVPVGGCQLELI
- the LOC112892007 gene encoding uncharacterized protein LOC112892007; this translates as MVDKVASSPPEVVKQVVLESSPPAPEKPSTVDILRKKITSVERGSESFLFVQDLFLSGMGPFATPSNILHIHRYSPNDITAQCRFEAFERQMKATKEARGDANVRYGWLGSRKNDIVRILINGLGTTANPIEKAGLSAGVYLSPENRAFTSVGLCDVDEKGVQYMLLCRMILGNMEAVEPGSQESFPSSEIYDSGVDDCSNPKCFVMWPSHLSTHIRLEYLVSFKLVSKVRHYLLDLKGLWFHPSPKEAAMDISTLQPVTCETGEGPTSPWISFRVLFGVIQDNISSVAKELLFHHYEELKESIISREEMVKKMIIIVGEKILLEALKKLHYCPSLWYKPSVEAVSSHPVMAAQEQLSLDKAGGNCSLTLNVNDGDSHAPNAVAEHATVSNKGCDALATDMVPNGHECVAASGVPETSNSASVICGSSTSVEPKGRDSHMQIMPPGTSATLCAKNHGSSMGRMAPIVHDGLLRTISGNSASPGQVCKSATPIAGHSGYASLAQTNASKPHGVSAPGLTSKGYESAVPSLALGNSKSTGVKRLNSAPRMTPEGQEFLSLGIASRPPHLVKLQAGLTSVAIPPVHMPGRGKSSSMSTEGRDSLTLSITPKCNGGPALSQAPKRHESPIADTSTKGHDCVTPICYIHCRKRRGREKRLRGKLSLMLLQPNSDRER